Within the Methanocella sp. genome, the region TCATGAGGGACCCGCAGACCATCGGCATCAAATCGAAATCTATGACCGTCTCGGGCACCGAGCAGGCCTATTATGAAGTCCCCGAAAGACAAAAGTTCGAAGTACTCTGCCGCCTGCTGGACGTGCAGCTTCCGGCGCTCGCCATCGTGTTCGTCAGGACAAAACGGCGTGTGGACGAGCTGGCAAAAGCGCTGGACGAGCGCGGCTATCCGGCGGAGGGCATCCATGGGGACCTCGCGCAATCGAAGCGGGACAGCGTCATGCGCGGCTTCAAGGAGGGCACTACCGAGGTGCTCGTGGCCACCGACGTCGCGGCGAGAGGGCTGGACATCAGCGGCGTGACGCACGTCTATAACTTCGACATACCGCAGGACCCCGACAGCTACGTCCACCGCATAGGGCGGACCGGCCGGGCGGGCAAGAAAGGCGCAGCCATCACTTTCGTGACGCCGCGGGAGATGGGGCTTTTACGTTTCATCGAGCGTGTCACACGCCATAACATCGAGAGGAGGCCCGTACCGACGGCTGCCGAGGCCTTTGAGGGAAAACAGCAGGCGCTCGTGGAAAGCCTGTTAAGCGTGGCCGGCGGCAGCGATACCTCGAAGTACCGGGGCATAGCCCAGGATCTTTTGAATATGAACGATTCGGTGACTCTGCTTTCAGCGGCCCTGAAGATGCTGAGCCGGGAAAAGGACGAGCCGCCCGCGGCCGTTGAGCTGACCGAGGACAGGCCGATGCGCCAGCGGAAGGAGCGTAAGCCCGAGAGCCGGGACCGGCGGGAATTCGGCAGGCAGGATTACGAGTTCAGGAAACGGCGCTCTCGATAATAGCATTTTTATAGCCTGAAGCGACTCGAGGGTGACCCACTTCATAGGGCACCCTGTTTTCTCGACACGCACGATATACCTGCCGGCATACAGGTCCGCCTTTAGCCACAAATAAGCCGGTCGATGGCCATTGACCCAGTCCAGTCACCCATGTCACGCTTGCCGTCGCAGGAGATGCTCAAAACGGCGAAGCGATAACGTGGCGCCCAGCAGCACGATAGCGCCCGAAATAGCGAGCAGGATGGACAGGCGGTCGATGCTGCCGATAACGAATTGAAGGCCCATAGTAATAATGGAGTATGGGCTTACTAATAGATAATTGTTTTTATGTTACGTGATGCGCCTCTTGCACGACCTTTTTCATCTTCTCCAGGTCCTCGGCGTAGTGCAAATGCGTGGGGCAGCGGCAGTCGCTGCAGCCAAAGCCCGGCACCCGGGCCAGGAACTGGTCGATGGAGCCGGCGACGCTGCACTCAGGCCGGGGGGAGGTCACGACGTCGACGACCTCGACGTGCGGCAGCAGGTAGTCGATGTGCCACTGCTTCGTCCGGTTCTTCCCCGAGGCCACCGCCCTGTGTCGCTTTACCCGGACAAAGCCGCCGCTGCCGAGCGCCGAGCCCGTGTAGGCATAGTAGCCCTCGTTAAAATACAGCTCGCCGAGCGCCCCGATCTTCAGGCGCATCGGCTCTTTAAGGAACATGACCAGAGTGTACGTGCCCTTATCGATATCTTCCACCACTATCCCCAACTACAATAGGGGCCGGGGCTCAATTACCTTGCGGTTAAAGATCGCGCGGCACCTGGCGCACAGGGTAGCCGGCTTCTGCAGGGCGTCCTCGATGGAGCTGGAAAAGCGCATGACGCAGTCGTCCTTACAGTGGTCAAGCCCGAGCACGTGGCCCGCCTCGTGGGCGCACTCCTTGGCCACCATCTCCGCCGATTCCAGGCGGAACGTGGACACGACGCCCGCCAGGTGATACATGGCCAGGCCCATGACGAATGTCAGGTGGTCGTAATAGATGTCGCCGCCCACGACCCAGATGGCGTGCTCCGACGACATGTTCCGTATCAGGTAGTCGAGCAGCACCTGCGCGTCGAACTGGCCGTGCCTGATGTCATAGGCGCCCTCGTAGAGGTCAAGTACGCCCCGGTCAGCCGTGGAGACACCGTAGACCTCGACGAGCGTTCTCGCCACGATGTGCTTGAACTCGGCGGCATCTGCCGTATAAAAGAGATCGAATCGCATCCATACCTCAACACTGAATGGTATGGAGGTACATTATTATAATAATAACTTGAATAATTATTGAAAACCGTATTTTCCCACGAGCGGCACGAAGGCGACGCCGCCCTTATTATAGGTTTTCACCTGGCCGCCGGCCTTCTCCACGAGATAGAGGTCCTGATAGTAATGCCCGACCGGGATGACCATGCGGCCGCCGTCCTTTAGTTCGTCGATAAGCGGGCCGGGGATATCCGGTGCCGCCGCGGCGACGCTGATGCGGTCATAGGGCGCGTGCTCAGGGAAGCCTTCGCTGCCATCCCCGATGATCACATCGATATTGATCAAGCCCAGCTTTTTGTATATTTCCCGTGCTTTATAAGCCAGCTCAGGCTTTCTCTCGACCGTATAGACCATGCCGCTGCCGGCAAGGATGGACAGGATGGCCGCGTGGTATCCCAGTCCGGTGCCGACCTCTAAAACTTTATCCCCGTTCCTGACGTCGAGGAGATCGCACATGACCGCGACCATATTGGGCGCAGAAATAGTCTGGCCCTCGCCGATAGGCAGGGGCACGTCCTCGTAAGCATTTTCCAGGACGTTTTCTGGAACAAAAAGATGCCGGGGCACTCGCGCCATGGCGTCAAGTACCCGTTCGCTAATTCCCTGAAATCGTAAAAGCCTTATCAGGCTTTCCTGGCGTTTTCGCCACTTCTCTTCCTGGATGCTCTCAGCCCCTCGCCCACGGCACGCCGCTCCTGCGAGATGATCTTCGAGTAGATGCGCCGGACATCTTTGGCCTTGATCGCCTTGCCCGTTCGCTTGAAAATGCCGCCGTCCCTGACCTTGATGGAGCTGATGCGGACCTCATACCCCTTTAATTTCATAATGTCGCCGATGGCGAACTCGTAGTCGCCGTTGACCTTGTAGTCGAGCGACTGCGTCTCGCCCAGGCGCTGGACGGCGATCTTCACGACCACCTCATCGATGGCCCGGGCCCAGATGGTGCGTACGTCCTTTGCCTTCGCGCGCTCGGACCTTCCGCCGGTGAGCAGCTCCAGCGACTGGATGCGGACGCCGCTCACGTCCTCCCCGACGTCGATCACGAACTCGTCGCCCGCGTACAATTCCTCGTCCGCGTCGACCTCGAGCTGCTGCGCCGACGACGCGCCGCCGCGGCTCACGATGACCTTGATCTTGATCGCTTTCTTTTTCTCGTGGGGCAGGCGGTGAATGAATCCGCATTGCTCGCACTTTAATAAGTGACTTTTAACGACCGTATGCATGACTTCTTCTTCGGGGCTGCACTGGGGGCACGCGGCCTCGACTACATCTATCTTATCCACAAAACGACTCTCCGTGTGTTATATCAATGAACAGAGTAGATATAACTCCGTATGCTTAAAGAAGTTGTCCATGCCCGGGGCCACACGAACGTCACGGGCACGCACCGGAGCACATTCGAGGTGACGCGGGACGCGGAGATATCGGCGTCGGCCGATTGCATCATTGCCGTGGGCGCCGATAAAGGGGCGGCTTCTTTGAGCGAGCCATTTAAAAGGTCCGCGGCCCGGGACGACGCTTTTATCACCTGCGTGATCGAGGCGGGAGGCGTCAAAGATCGTGTCACCGGATGGGGGTCGAATGCAATGACATTCACGGTCGAGAACAGCATGGTCTTCCGCGTCAGCGATTACGTTTGCGGCAGGACCGTCCTGATACACGCGGATAAGCCCGCGGCCAGGCTCGACCGGAAGCTGATAAAGGCGCTGGCCGAAGGAAATCAAGCCATCATCGAGCTATGTGTAGAGCAGAGAGAAAAGCCTAAGCCTTCATTCGATCTATTATTCATGGAGCGACAGGCATGGTAGAGGATGAAAAGCCCGAAACAGCGGGCATAGAAGACCTCAAAAAAGAGCTCGCGAGCATCAAGAACGAAATGATGTGGAACGAGCTCGAGGATATTAAAAAAGAGAAGATGCGCGAAGAGCTCGAGGCAATTAAGGCCGAGCAGGCGGAAAAGCAGCAGCGGTATTATGTGCCGTACACGCCCCGGCTGTCCATCCTGACGGTGATCATGGCAATGGCCACGCTTCTGGCCGCCGGTTACCTGATCGGCACTCTGTACCAGTTCGGGCTCACGGACGAGGTCAGTAGATATCTGGCCGCGTATAGCATACCCATCAGTGCCTCGATCCTGCTGACGGTCGCCAGCGTCGTGCTTTTCTTCATCGGGCTGGGGCTTGTCACGATGGCGAAGAAGTGAGCGCCGGCAGCATCACCACGAACTTCGCCCCTTTCGAGGGCTCGTCCGGAACGCGGTCTTCGACCCACACTTTTCCCTTAAAATCATCGACCAGCTTTTTTACTAAATAGAGGCCAAGGCCCCGGCCCGTGACGCCTGTTTCGCCATGCTGGTGGCGCCCGAACAGCCTCTTCTTCAGCTCGTCGGGTATCCCGGGGCCGTTATCGCTGATGTCGACCCGGTAATATGTGATGTTATCCCGGGATACCGGTTCCAGCCGGATATCCACCGATACCGGACCCGTAGAATGCCTGATGGCGTTGCCCACGAGGTTGACGAACACGTCCTTCAGCAGCGGGTCGGCAAGCACGTAGCATTCGTTCGCCGATTCCAGGCGTATGGCCACGTCCCTGCCCGGCACATGCGAGAACTCGGACACCACGTCCCGGAGTATCAGGCACATGTCGACCTTCTCGTGCCTCAGGCCGCCTTCCTTGATCATCTGCAGCTTGCGGACGGTATCGATGAGCCGCGTGCTGTTCCTGAAAGCTTCGAGGGGCTTTTCCAGGTATATTTTTTCGTCGTCCTTGAGGCTTAAATTCGCGAGGCCGAGCTCGAGATAGCTCATGCCGATCTGGTTCATATTATTGATGTCATGGCCCATCAGGTCGACGTACAGCTCGGCCTGCCTCCGGGCATCCCTGACCCGCGATTCGGCGTCCTTTCTCTCCGTGATATCGACGAACGTGACCACAGCGCCTGTTATCTTTCCGTCCTCGCGTATCGGGTAAGACGAATACTCCACGGGGAAGGGCGTGCCGCCCTTTCGCCAGAATACATCGTCG harbors:
- a CDS encoding DEAD/DEAH box helicase: KNIRTVVLDEADEMLDMGFIDDIEEILERTPEGRQTMLFSATMPAPIQKLAKRFMRDPQTIGIKSKSMTVSGTEQAYYEVPERQKFEVLCRLLDVQLPALAIVFVRTKRRVDELAKALDERGYPAEGIHGDLAQSKRDSVMRGFKEGTTEVLVATDVAARGLDISGVTHVYNFDIPQDPDSYVHRIGRTGRAGKKGAAITFVTPREMGLLRFIERVTRHNIERRPVPTAAEAFEGKQQALVESLLSVAGGSDTSKYRGIAQDLLNMNDSVTLLSAALKMLSREKDEPPAAVELTEDRPMRQRKERKPESRDRREFGRQDYEFRKRRSR
- a CDS encoding GIY-YIG nuclease family protein — protein: MEDIDKGTYTLVMFLKEPMRLKIGALGELYFNEGYYAYTGSALGSGGFVRVKRHRAVASGKNRTKQWHIDYLLPHVEVVDVVTSPRPECSVAGSIDQFLARVPGFGCSDCRCPTHLHYAEDLEKMKKVVQEAHHVT
- a CDS encoding peptidase, whose translation is MRFDLFYTADAAEFKHIVARTLVEVYGVSTADRGVLDLYEGAYDIRHGQFDAQVLLDYLIRNMSSEHAIWVVGGDIYYDHLTFVMGLAMYHLAGVVSTFRLESAEMVAKECAHEAGHVLGLDHCKDDCVMRFSSSIEDALQKPATLCARCRAIFNRKVIEPRPLL
- a CDS encoding protein-L-isoaspartate(D-aspartate) O-methyltransferase; amino-acid sequence: MIRLLRFQGISERVLDAMARVPRHLFVPENVLENAYEDVPLPIGEGQTISAPNMVAVMCDLLDVRNGDKVLEVGTGLGYHAAILSILAGSGMVYTVERKPELAYKAREIYKKLGLINIDVIIGDGSEGFPEHAPYDRISVAAAAPDIPGPLIDELKDGGRMVIPVGHYYQDLYLVEKAGGQVKTYNKGGVAFVPLVGKYGFQ
- a CDS encoding HVO_0476 family zinc finger protein translates to MDKIDVVEAACPQCSPEEEVMHTVVKSHLLKCEQCGFIHRLPHEKKKAIKIKVIVSRGGASSAQQLEVDADEELYAGDEFVIDVGEDVSGVRIQSLELLTGGRSERAKAKDVRTIWARAIDEVVVKIAVQRLGETQSLDYKVNGDYEFAIGDIMKLKGYEVRISSIKVRDGGIFKRTGKAIKAKDVRRIYSKIISQERRAVGEGLRASRKRSGENARKA
- a CDS encoding DUF371 domain-containing protein → MLKEVVHARGHTNVTGTHRSTFEVTRDAEISASADCIIAVGADKGAASLSEPFKRSAARDDAFITCVIEAGGVKDRVTGWGSNAMTFTVENSMVFRVSDYVCGRTVLIHADKPAARLDRKLIKALAEGNQAIIELCVEQREKPKPSFDLLFMERQAW
- a CDS encoding PAS domain-containing sensor histidine kinase, coding for MDEMSDLTAPARERYNKLLLLAIIVGCIIVTVYVNLVMGVDVVYTHLYYIPIILAGIWYHRKAIYVAIFLGMAHMAIGYFTMGHVVPDTLIRASIFIVVAIVVGTLSEYKDHLFKDIRLLLESTDEGIYGVDVQGRCTFINRSALRQLGYTKSEALGKDTHDLIHHTRSDGTPCRREQCCVIQSLREGTGCRDSDDVFWRKGGTPFPVEYSSYPIREDGKITGAVVTFVDITERKDAESRVRDARRQAELYVDLMGHDINNMNQIGMSYLELGLANLSLKDDEKIYLEKPLEAFRNSTRLIDTVRKLQMIKEGGLRHEKVDMCLILRDVVSEFSHVPGRDVAIRLESANECYVLADPLLKDVFVNLVGNAIRHSTGPVSVDIRLEPVSRDNITYYRVDISDNGPGIPDELKKRLFGRHQHGETGVTGRGLGLYLVKKLVDDFKGKVWVEDRVPDEPSKGAKFVVMLPALTSSPS